DNA from Alnus glutinosa chromosome 2, dhAlnGlut1.1, whole genome shotgun sequence:
ATACTTACTTTTGGGCCTACAACTCTACAATATCTGGATCTTTCTAACAACTTTTTCACAAGCTTTGATCAACATCCAACTTTTCTTCCATGGACTCATCTAAAAGTTCTTGATCTCAGATCCAATTCGCTCAAAGGATCACTTCCTATTCTGCCAATCAATACTtcacatttttatatttcaaacaACTCATTGACCGGAAATATACCAGAATTGTTTTGCAATCTGAGTTCTCTTGAAGTCCTTGATTTGGCTGGTAACAACTTAAGTGGTTCACTTCCTCGATGCTTGGGCAACTTTGGTGATTCTCTAGTAATACTTGATTTGCAAAGGAACAATTTTGAAGGAAGCATTccaaaaaattggataaaaggAGGCCAATTGAAGATAATCAAGTTTAGTCAAAACAAATTTCAAGGGCATTTACCGAGATCGCTGGCCAAGTGTACGATGCTAAAGGTCTTTGATCTTAGTGATAACCAATTCAATGGTACATTTCCGTTTTGGTTGGGCCATCTTCCAAATTTAGAGGTCCTCATTTTACGGTCTAATAAATTCTACGCTTCAATGGAGACAGCTCAAACTTATTTCAAGTTCCCCAGAATGCGAATCTTAGACATCTCCTACAATGATTTTATTGGAATGCTGCCTCTAAGACTTCTTGAGAATTGGAAGGCTCGACAATTTGAGAATGTGGATCCGTTAACATATATTGATGAAAACCCATACTTCAAATTACAAACTAGTAATGGGTATTACCTATATGCTCGGTCTTATACTTACTCCATGAATTTGACAAACAAAGGCAAGAATATGTTCTACGAGAAGGTCCTTGAATTGTTCATAGCCATTGACTTCTCAAGCAACAAATTTGTCGGTGAGATTCcgaaatttattgaaaatttaaagGGAATTCAGTTGCTCAATCTTTCTAATAACTATCTCACTGGTCACATCCCACCATCTTTAGGGAATCTTATAGAGTTGGAAGCGTTGGATCTTTCTCAAAACAAGTTGTCAGGGGATATTCCACAACAGCTAACACAGCTTACTTTCTTAGGATTCTTCAATGTTTCTCATAATAATCTCACGGGACCTATACCACAAGGAAAACAATTTGGTACATTTGAGAACAATTCATTTGAAGGGAATCCAGGGTTGTGTGGGAGACCATTGACAAAGACATGCAGTAATTCTGATGAGCCGACTTCTCACCCTACAATCTTTGAAGAAAGTCAAAATTCTGGATCACCATTCGAATTTGGTTGGAAAATAGTTGTCATTGGATATGGATTTGGATTCATTGTTGGAGTAATAATTGGGCCCATTGTGATCGCAAGAAAGCATGATTGGTTAATGAAGACCTTCCGAATAAGGCCACTAAgtaggaagagacgctgaaattaaataaaacagctTGAACAGGATGCCTTCccaaagcaatatatatatatagtctcgAGTTTTTTACTTGTAAACTTATTTTTTGTGTGTAATGTGTTTCTTtctgttttcatttttgttttgtgtatTTTGGATTAGCGTGACATTACGGTGTTGTATGTAAAATGCTTTGgtgagtttttttatatatatgctctTTCTATAATATTTTTGCAAGTTAATAATGATCTCAAGGTAATAACGAACACAAAATCCTTTTTATCTCACCCTTTTACTTGgaaacctttttctttctttacattaaTTACCAGCTGTCTTAAATGTTAGCTGGAGTTCAAATCTAGTTTCTTTAGAATAGAAACGAGAAttgtaattttcaaattttgagtgAATTGTTGGTGTGATGTATTTCGTACTTGTAATTTAATTGCTGAACACCCTGTACAAAAATCACTAGGCTCTGTTTCCACACACTTTACAGTTTTTCTACATTCTTGTTGTCCTTCTAGAACAATATACAACCATTCCGACATACATGGATCTTCTCATATCAAAGCCCAAATCTTTCGTGTATTTTTTAGGACATTTGTCAACTTATTAAACCGATTGGTAACTAATTTTTATCCTTCCAAAGGTTTAACAGTGccaaaaattacttaaaaaaattcttaaattcCATCCACTAGTCTCGAAATTATTATCTTTCAAACAATTCATTCACTTGAGATATTCCAAGATTAATTTGCAATCTACGTTCACTTGAAATCCTTGATTTGATAAATGGCTTCTTAATGGTTCACTTCATTGATACTTGCAACCATTGGTGATTCTTTAGGAATTCTTGATTGTCACCATTCCAGTATCTTGTAATAGCTTAGAGATAATCAGGAGGCCTGGTCTACCTCGAATAGATCATAAAACTTGTTTCCCATATTCCattaaatcaaaacaaatttcaAGGGTGGTTACCAAGATCATTGGCCAATCGTATCATGCTAGAGGTCCTTGATGtcgatatatataataaccaATAATTATTAGAAATTCTATTTGTCATGCCCCATTCTCATCTCATATCATCTTATTGGGTTGACGTaataatattcattttcttcttaaacAAGGGCTAACATGGTAGAAACAAGGGGCACAGCTAATGTCAGCATAGTAGGATAAAATAGGACACTGGCATAATAAATAACAGAGCGTACGTTCAATTATATATCCCCTTATTAGTTGGAAAATCCTTAAAATTTAAAGGTACTCGTTATGCATTCAAACAGATTCAACTTCTACTactgattataatcaaattccCTTAGTTTCGAATCATTGATATATGTCTAGCTTCcacaataattttattgaaaagctGTCTCTTGAAAATTGGAAGGCCCATAAATTTGagaatgcatatatatatatgttaacatGTTTGGAATTATAAGTAGGGAAAAATGCTCTAGTggtcatttaaattttattttttatcaaatgacTCCCTAATTACTATTAGACATGTACCTTCAGCAAAGAACGTCCCTCGTTCCCCTTCGTTAAATTCTTATAATTAAGTTAACAAATGCAACGCTTGCTTGCCTCCAATTTTCTTTCTCCTTACCTTTCACGAATCATTCCTTGGCATTAATATGTTTTGTTGGGCATCTCCAAATTTTGTCTTCGTAAGGTTTCCACACTCGTGcatttgatatggaaattacaaatttacaagcCACCGTAATATAAGAAGGTCAATATATAAGAGCATTCTCATTAGAGGCTAGCCTCCaagtaaaaaattgacaaaagttCATCTCCATCCAACTAGCCAATTTAGCCAAAAAGATGGCTAGCTGCTCCAATGGGATTAGGATTCTCTCCAGTTATCAGTTCGAAATTGAGAGAATTCGAGCAGGTAATTATGAGATATCACTTATGATACCCACTTAACCTAATAAAAATTGGACAACGACCCAACTATTATTATTAGTGAAATAAACTTAGACACAACGGAGGACTTCATCGTTGTCATAGTGGAAGACTTATTTCGAAAGGCTAGATTAGAATAAATAATCAGCATTTCATAGTGTGGAGGACACTTGTTCAGTTAAAGTACGTAATTGACTACTAATTTCCACGTCTCCCATTATCACCACTTCTGTTGGAAAATTCATTTTAAAGATCGACTCCAATaataatcactttttaaatatatatatattaataatatgaAAGGAACAACGCAAACTCTACGCCAACGTCGCCAAGGGTTACACTTTTTCCACAACCAAGTTGTGTTTTTAATGCTGGAAAGTCATTTCTACAATTCCATGTCTTCCATATGCGCACATTTTTCTCTTCCCGTTGGTGAGAAGTGCGCAAGTAGTGGAGAAAGGTCATCTCTACGAAATTACTACCTTGtttcatttagtcttttgtcTTAAAATTCCTTATTCTGTCATCGGAATTATCATTGTTAAATTCTAGTATAAAAGTAGACTCATTGATCTAAGATCCCATCCCTTCACACGCAAACGACTTGACTTCAAGTGacaccctttttctttttctttttcttttttaatttttaattttttattgacttGAAAGAGTTTAAGAGCAAGCACAATGGACTTTGGGAACGTGGTCAAGATGCGACATCATTAACCAGAGATTCGAGGATTTTGtggaaagaaaggagaaaaaaataatgtgaaaagAGTCCACAGCAATGATAGAGCATGCACCCTTGACACTACAAAGTAGGGTGGTGCAACTGATGGCCATTCCATATATGTCACACAATTACACGACTGCAAATTCTACAACTGCAAATAAATTCCGGTGAAATTAAAGAACTTCCTATAACTAACATATGTAGCgcatgtgatataaaaatgcaTAGTGGGTGGGTGGGAGATCAAAACactcaatttgaaggaaaactttATCTATTACATCTCTACGAAGTGGGCAGTGGTTGGTCAACATAATAAAATGTTTGATATGAATAAGATCACCATCACTTGAAGCAAATTAAAGGGTCATATACATGCAAGTTCTGTGACATTTTTTCGAACTAAATGGCAATGGGTTATAAAGGGTGGAGGTGTACTGGGTTGGAAAAGCCTAATGCTAACTCTTGCTGATTGCTGATCtgaattttcttattttaacagAGCAGTTAAGAATAGATGCCTTACAAGGCGAACATATATAAGATATAATTACTCTACCTTTCTTAAGATAGAAGAATAGGACATATAATAGTGGAGGTACGTAGGTAGATATGAGAATAATTTCTTTACAAGTATCATATACCTCTTGTACTAATACACCATGTCTGCCGATTTAATTGGTAACATTTTCCATAAACCATGTGATTCTTGCAACCAAATCTCGTCGTGGACATTGATATTAGAGAACGACCTGACCCAGGACGTTTGAGTTGGCAGGCCTTTCCTAGATTTAGAAAATGGTTAAGTTTCCTATATGCTATTATAACTTCTCTGTACATTGGGGGATCCTAGCAAGTGATTATGTTTGTAAATGGTGAGTGTGCACAAGACTTCCTGTCAAGCCTATAAATTAAAGCTCTCTCCTAGCTTCACTTCCAAGCATATCTAAGAGTAGTACAACATTATGGGTTTATCGctttctctcttcattttcaTACTTTCACAGTTGctgcaaacaaaaaaataaaataaaataaaatatgactaaCCTGTGTTAAGGTTGATTGGTGCTAGCTGCAAAAGGAATGTAATTTACCATTTtgatatgaagaaaaaaattatttatttcttttgtaagatCAAAGGAAAATGTATAAGCCTCGGAAAAGAATTGCCACTTGGACAATTGTTGATCCTAATTTTCAATATGATTGTATATtcagattgaaaaataaagactcataCTAGTTTGTGTGGTCAACAATTCACCAATATATAAATACAGAATAtaaaagagatagatattttggtgagaaagtgaaaactcttcgtatcaaagagaaaaaaccCTTCTGAGTAGCCaatccaggaaatccactaatagaagaaataactagttacaaagcagtcgtactcacatatTCCGGATGCAGTAGTTGTATCTTGAAttctaacacgtacctatatgtgagcgcctcccaaccagacTTCCTGTCTGAAtggttcttcaatggactcctttaactTGAGACTCTTCCCTAAGCTAGATTTCaaaagttgatcaaatcacacacataaaatactctaagagagctagcactTCTAACGTCCAGTCTGcataaacaccatctcttaaCACATTGGAATTATatacaaatttcttacaaaaacaATACCTGAAAACCCCTTTAAATAAGCTTCAGAAATCCAAAATCTAGGTCGACTCGGATTTCTCCCTACATAACAAGTTAAATAGAGCTTTGAGCTTCTGTTCCCTTCCCCTGCAACTGTACATAATAGATTGCACAATATTTAATTTCTCCTTGAAAATCCTTTAGGCCTGTAACTTAATTACGTGCTGGAGCAAGTTCTTATTTgattaagaagaaaaatggaAGGCCACATTTCCTACCACAAATATCTACTTTCAGATGATATGCCCATCAAGTTCAAAAATACTCCGGATCTCAAATGCATTGCCAAAGCCACGACATGCAGTACGTACCAATTGCAACTGCAAAAAGAAAGGCAGAAGCTTTCTTTCCCCCATTTCATCGAGACCTGTTCTTAGATTATTTCAGGTTTAGAATACAAATTCAATATTCAGGATCATTTATCTTGTGTTTCATTCTTTCACTCAAAGTGAGGATCTTGATATGGCATGCTCTGAAGTTCGTTAGAAGCCATACGTTCCAGCATCGATCTATTGTAGTTTCACCTGAATTAGAGCCCTTAATAGTTAAATTACCGGTTAtatatctcaaaagcttaagccgatagaaaatgagtaaatttaattatttcatcaaTATTTGAGCAAATTGTGATCGGAAGGAAACTTGATTGGTTAATGAAGACCTTCACAATAAGACTATTGATCAGTGACGGAGGAAGGGGGGccggtaggggccatggccccccctccccccccccaatttcttgaaaaaaaaaaatttacctttttATTTGAGACTTGTGTTTTAATCTCCCtagcaaaacaaaaggaaaacgaCATTGGGCCGCAAAGAcaaagctgaagaagaagaaagcaggaGGTGGAGTGCCCACAGCTGATGGACTTGCTAGGTCTAACGCCCTTTGAATACAGTGCTTTTCTCTTTGCAGACAGGCCTGAATTTCATTCTTTACTTGAAACAGATAAAAATAGGGTGTACTCAGTGGTTCTATCTCTGATTGAACCCCCACAAGTAGAACTAGAACTTCGATTTTGGCTCCTGGCATCCTGTGTAAGGATAAGAAGTGATGAAGGAAACCGAAGCTAGAAGCTTAGAACTTAGAAGCTGCATCAAGCTAGAACAACGTAGAAGTTGTATGCGTAAGGAAGAGATGAACCTAGAAGCTGCAGCTGCGTCAAGATAAGGCTACGTGGCATCCGGATATTGATTTCTCAAGTAATGCGTATCAGTTGGAGGCCACTTGAGTCTTCATGCATTTTGTTTAATAGATTGTGTCGTTTTAAGTGGAAAATTTCAAACGTAAGTGATATTGTAATTTGaatattatgattattaaatattgaaaatattatttattatagtttataactctaaataattaattgaagaATTTGACACGTGAAGGCTATTATATTCTGTTGTTTTTTATGTGAGTTTATTAATTGCTAACTTACAAATATTTTCTTGTTATaaatattgtcaaaattaagcttcgcaacaaaattaaaaatgagtttttgatgGATTGTTTAATGGTGTATATCGAAAGAGAAGTTGCTGCAACAATTAGCATAAAttcaatcataaatattttcGGGATTCGAAAAAACGACGGGTTCTATTTTGATATATGTTTTGTCTGAAATTTGATGTATTACGAaacacttattttgttttttttcttttttttcttttttttgtcaaaactaaATTGATGCTAATTtcgtttttatatatttatttcatcttcaatcCTAATGTATTTCTTATTCATGTTTTGATCCATActcctattttaatatatttataattccTGCCTTAGCGACTGGCCCCTACCAAAAAactttctggctccgtccctgctaTTGATGGTGTAGGACGAAAcgcaaatattaaataaaatagtttggACATTAGCTTCCCCTCTCTAGATGGCGACCAGGTTGTGCGGTGGAcccctctctcaaactctcagtctctctttctctcatcatGTAAGCAATAACATTTTTTCATGccaattatttctttttttctaagtactcattttttttaaaaaaaaattagttttttggtGATTTCATAATGTTACTAATGTAGATATTATTgctttctatttataaattctTTGCATGGTTTtcatttttggtagtttgataatAGCTTTTCATATTGACTAAAAATCTCTTATTAGTAGTCTTGATGTCTAGGATTCTATCTTACATTTCTAATGTTAAGATTCCAAGTGAAGTGATGGAGAAATCTCTTATagctcttccatttttttttttcaaaaaaaaaaaaaaaaaaaaaaaattctacggTACTCTTAATTTGGCATTTTgacaagaacaatttttttttttattctataatttcTATGGCAGTATGGGACATCTTGTTCTTGTAAGGCCAACTACTGTGCATTGTGCCAACATTATAgtaattagaaatttagaatattaGTTCGTCCCTTCATTAAAAATCTTGGTTCCACCCCTATTGACCACCCTACTTTGTAGTGTCATGGGTACATGCTCTATCATAGGTGTGGACttttttcacattattttttctcctttctttccaCAAAATTCTCGAATCTCTGGCTAATGATGTGGCACCTTGACCACGTTCCAAAAGTCGATTGTGCTTGCTAGTTGCTCCTACCTCTttcaagtcaatttttttttaaaaaaaaaaaaaaaaaaaaaaaaagtagtctcACTTGAAGTCTAAGTCGTTTGCGTGTCAATACTCGAATTTAACAATGATAATTCCGATGTCAGAATAAGGAATTTTAGAACAAAAGACTAATTAACCGAAACTAGGCAGTAATTTCGTAGAGATGACATAAACAAAGACTAAATGGCCTTTCTCCACTATATACTAGAGCATTTCTCACCAACGGGAAGAGAAAAATGTGCGCATATGGAAGACATGGAATTATGCAAATGACTTTccagcattaaaaaaaaaagaaaagaaaaaaacttagtTATGGAAAAGTGTAACCCTAATTGGCGACGTTGGCGTAGAGTTTGCGTTGTTCAAATAAAGTTTAGCGTGCATCCCCCGCCATGACTCAAACACAAGTGGTTTGGAGTCTTTAAAAtgaattttcaaacaaaaagtgGCGATAATGGGAGACATGGAAATTACTTTTACCAAACAAGTCCTCCGCACTATGAAATGCTGATTATTTATTACTAATCTAGCTTTTCAAAGAAGTCTTCCACTATGAAAACGATGAAGTCAGCCTCAATTTAAAGATATTCTtaaataaaacacttttttttttttttttaaactttaaacattctatttttgaaaataataaagagaCTGAAAATAACAGTAATATTAAATTACGTTATGGGTATAGATTTTTTTAGCTTTGTGATGAGCATTGAGCGACCAaaattccaattaaaatttaaaaggaaaacaattttgaatcccaaaaagggaaaaaaaattaaataaaaaatataatattaatattaaaataaatattatttaaataatatttgaagaaaaaaaaaaaaaaaaggcatcatTTAAACTTGTCATCTTAAGCCTCAAAATGTGTTGAGCCGAActtatagtcttatactcatgcctCGACATGACTCAAACACAACACATGAACACGAATTACCCCCAACAATCAAAAATGAAGTCAAAGCATCCTTTATTGACTAAAGGCATTAATATCATGTAATTCTCcaacattccattcttgaaataagtcttaaaaaattgatagtattattaaataagaaaatcaaataatattaaagacatttttacataaaacatatttttcaaatttaaacgtTCTATTCTTGAAAATAATGGAGagactgaaaaataataataataataatattaaattatgtTGTGGGTAGAGATTTTTTAAGCCTTGTGATGAGCATTGGCATTAAGCAACTAAAATTCCAATTAgaatttaaaaggaaaacaatttttgcaacccaaaaaaggggaaaaataattttaaaataaaaaatataatattaatattaaaataaatattatttaattaatatttgaaaataaaaaatgtctcacTTTAATCTGTTACCTTAATTCTCAAAATGTATTGAGCCGACCCTGCTTATACTCATACTTCGACACGATTCAAACACAATATGCGAGCACAAATTGCTATCTCAACAACCAAAAATGAAGTCAAAGTATTCTTTATTGACTGAAAGAACGAACAAGTATGCATAGGAGTTATTTAATCCGTGTAGTTTACGAAGAGAAAGACTTGGAAGAAGAAAGATAACCGCATGACAGTGGAAGacttgaagaagaaagataaCCGCATGACAAGTACTGTTATATTTCTACATAAGGGTCCTTAATTTCTCAGACCACCAATTATTTAGGACTCAATATCTATTATCTAATACAAGTTAAGTTTGCCCAATAACGAAATAGATAAGgatcctttataattatttatttaaatttgagagaattcgaaaaggtaattgtgagagaccacttataggACTCACCTGATCGGATAAATGGTTAGGCAGCTCAATTTTTAATTGGTCAGGTGGgtcccataagtggtctctcataattacctgcctgaattctctcaaattcgaacaaataattatagaggatcctaatccgtctttttttttttttttttttttttttttgcttcatcaactttcttctttctctatttttcctaaaatttcttccaaccaatttaattttaatttccaTCATTACTTTGAGTTCTTTTAATCATCAGAATTATCAGGTTTTTCTTTTAGTATAAAATTAATTGCCTCCATGCAGCGTGCACCTGACTCTCTGTCCAGTCTGTAAATCCAAGCTCTCTCCAAGCTTCACTTCCAAGCATATCTAAGACTAAGAGTGCCAATCGCAAAACAT
Protein-coding regions in this window:
- the LOC133861870 gene encoding receptor like protein 27-like, with product MHHELINGTRLEILKLNNNRLSGPILTFGPTTLQYLDLSNNFFTSFDQHPTFLPWTHLKVLDLRSNSLKGSLPILPINTSHFYISNNSLTGNIPELFCNLSSLEVLDLAGNNLSGSLPRCLGNFGDSLVILDLQRNNFEGSIPKNWIKGGQLKIIKFSQNKFQGHLPRSLAKCTMLKVFDLSDNQFNGTFPFWLGHLPNLEVLILRSNKFYASMETAQTYFKFPRMRILDISYNDFIGMLPLRLLENWKARQFENVDPLTYIDENPYFKLQTSNGYYLYARSYTYSMNLTNKGKNMFYEKVLELFIAIDFSSNKFVGEIPKFIENLKGIQLLNLSNNYLTGHIPPSLGNLIELEALDLSQNKLSGDIPQQLTQLTFLGFFNVSHNNLTGPIPQGKQFGTFENNSFEGNPGLCGRPLTKTCSNSDEPTSHPTIFEESQNSGSPFEFGWKIVVIGYGFGFIVGVIIGPIVIARKHDWLMKTFRIRPLSRKRR